From the Rhodococcus sp. NBC_00297 genome, one window contains:
- the menD gene encoding 2-succinyl-5-enolpyruvyl-6-hydroxy-3-cyclohexene-1-carboxylic-acid synthase: MNTSTSQAAVVVDEMIRGGVQDVVLCPGSRNAPLAFALEAADRAGRVRLHMRIDERTAGFLAIGLAVSGRRPVPVVMTSGTAVANLGPAVLEANYARIPLVVLSANRPYEMLGTGANQTVEQLGLFAGQVRATISLGLAEESDQVNSQWRSAVCRVLAAARGTRSGNAGPVHFDMPLREPLTPDPADSRPAPEGRPDGSPWTTTQYATLDVPVDLDLSVDTVVISGHGAAYRPELAGLPTVAEPTAPLHGHPLNPLALGALSPRQAIITGRPTLHRQVSKVLADPAVSVIALTTGPRWPDVSGNVVATGTRALVTGTPSPEWLRRCADASESADAAVRGQLDSLSIPTGLHVAAAVSSARRPGDLLVLGASNPVRDMALVGYPAEDVRVLSNRGVAGIDGTVSTAVGAALAHDGRTIALMGDLTFLHDASGLLIGTGEPRPRDLTIVVANDDGGGIFELLEQGDPQYAGVFERVFGTPHGMDLAALCAAYRIPHRRVDPDELAKLLTGHAESTRVLEVTTDRSGLRALHASIRAAL, translated from the coding sequence GTGAATACGTCCACCTCTCAAGCCGCCGTCGTCGTCGACGAGATGATCCGCGGCGGCGTCCAGGACGTCGTGCTGTGCCCCGGATCGCGTAACGCGCCGCTCGCGTTCGCGCTCGAGGCCGCCGACCGCGCCGGTCGCGTCCGCCTGCACATGCGCATCGACGAACGCACCGCCGGCTTCCTCGCCATCGGGCTCGCCGTGTCCGGCCGCCGACCCGTCCCTGTCGTGATGACGTCCGGAACCGCCGTCGCCAATCTCGGACCCGCCGTGCTCGAGGCCAATTACGCCCGCATTCCGCTGGTCGTGCTCAGCGCCAACCGCCCCTACGAGATGCTCGGCACCGGCGCCAACCAGACGGTCGAGCAACTCGGCCTGTTCGCGGGTCAGGTGCGCGCGACCATCAGCCTCGGTCTCGCCGAGGAGTCCGACCAGGTCAACAGCCAGTGGCGGTCGGCCGTGTGCCGCGTCCTGGCTGCCGCACGCGGTACGCGCTCGGGCAACGCCGGCCCGGTCCACTTCGACATGCCGCTGCGCGAGCCCCTCACGCCCGACCCGGCCGACTCCCGCCCCGCCCCGGAGGGACGTCCCGACGGCTCCCCGTGGACCACCACGCAGTACGCGACGCTCGACGTTCCGGTGGACCTGGACCTCTCGGTGGACACCGTCGTCATCTCCGGACACGGCGCCGCCTATCGGCCGGAACTCGCCGGGCTGCCGACGGTCGCCGAGCCGACCGCGCCTCTGCACGGCCACCCGCTCAACCCGCTCGCGCTCGGTGCGCTGTCGCCGCGCCAGGCCATCATCACCGGGCGTCCCACGCTGCATCGTCAGGTCTCGAAGGTGCTGGCCGACCCGGCCGTCTCCGTCATCGCTCTCACCACCGGACCCCGCTGGCCCGACGTCTCGGGCAACGTCGTGGCGACCGGAACGCGCGCGCTGGTCACCGGGACACCGTCACCCGAGTGGCTGCGTCGCTGTGCCGACGCCTCGGAGTCGGCCGATGCCGCGGTCCGCGGGCAGCTCGACTCGCTCTCGATTCCAACGGGTCTGCACGTCGCCGCCGCCGTGTCGTCGGCACGTCGGCCGGGTGATCTGCTCGTGCTCGGCGCCTCCAACCCGGTGCGCGACATGGCGCTGGTCGGCTACCCGGCGGAAGACGTCCGGGTGCTGTCCAATCGCGGTGTGGCGGGCATCGACGGCACCGTCTCCACCGCGGTGGGCGCTGCGCTGGCACACGACGGCCGCACCATCGCGTTGATGGGGGACCTGACGTTCCTGCACGACGCGTCCGGACTGCTCATCGGCACCGGGGAGCCCCGACCGCGGGACCTCACCATCGTCGTCGCGAACGACGACGGTGGCGGCATCTTCGAACTGCTCGAGCAGGGTGATCCCCAGTACGCGGGCGTCTTCGAGCGCGTGTTCGGCACTCCGCACGGCATGGACCTCGCGGCGCTGTGTGCCGCGTACCGGATCCCGCACCGGCGGGTCGATCCCGACGAGCTCGCGAAGCTGCTCACGGGTCACGCCGAGAGCACCCGGGTGCTCGAGGTGACCACCGATCGGTCCGGTCTACGCGCGCTGCATGCTTCGATCCGCGCTGCCCTCTAG
- a CDS encoding AbrB family transcriptional regulator has translation MSPDRVPFDRSRTVRWASLALATVVVAVLAERVGVPSAALFVALAVATVFALCGWGPGKVPRTASMGAQAVLGVEIGTLLDRDTMSSLGSDWIWVVVVSLGTLVLSIAAGALLGLHRDLDATTGALALVAGGASGMVAIARDLGGDERVVAVVQYVRVLLVTASLPFVATVVFSADTGQGGSLDTASAPLWTDALFIAVCLLVGIPLGRLIRLPAPALLGPLLISGAADLLGWTGDAGVPFLLLQLVYIVIGWQAGLQFTLDSLKSIGRIIPWAVLLIIAIAVGCALLGLILVGTTGITPYEAYLATTPGGIYAVLALAAASSVNVTFVVAAQVLRVFMMLLVVPLFTRARGRG, from the coding sequence TTGAGTCCGGATCGGGTCCCGTTCGACCGCTCGCGCACGGTGCGCTGGGCCTCGCTCGCTCTGGCGACCGTCGTCGTCGCCGTCCTGGCGGAGCGGGTCGGCGTTCCGTCGGCCGCGCTGTTCGTCGCGCTCGCCGTGGCGACGGTGTTCGCGTTGTGCGGGTGGGGCCCGGGGAAGGTTCCGCGCACCGCGTCGATGGGCGCGCAGGCCGTGCTCGGCGTCGAGATCGGCACCCTGCTCGATCGGGACACGATGTCCTCGCTGGGGTCCGACTGGATCTGGGTGGTGGTCGTCTCGCTCGGCACCCTGGTGCTGTCCATCGCGGCCGGCGCTCTCCTCGGACTGCATCGTGACCTCGACGCCACCACCGGCGCCCTCGCACTCGTGGCCGGGGGTGCGTCCGGCATGGTCGCGATCGCCCGTGATCTGGGCGGCGACGAGCGGGTGGTCGCCGTGGTGCAGTACGTCCGGGTGCTGCTGGTCACCGCGTCGCTACCGTTCGTCGCCACGGTGGTCTTCTCGGCGGACACCGGACAGGGCGGATCACTCGACACCGCCTCCGCCCCGCTCTGGACGGACGCGCTCTTCATCGCGGTGTGCCTGCTGGTGGGCATCCCGCTGGGCCGACTGATCCGCCTGCCCGCGCCCGCCCTGCTCGGACCGTTGCTGATCTCCGGTGCCGCGGACCTGCTGGGGTGGACGGGCGACGCCGGCGTGCCCTTTCTGCTGCTCCAGCTCGTCTACATCGTCATCGGATGGCAGGCCGGCCTGCAGTTCACCCTCGACAGCCTGAAGTCCATCGGCCGCATCATCCCGTGGGCGGTACTGCTGATCATCGCCATCGCGGTGGGCTGCGCGCTGCTCGGCCTGATCCTGGTGGGCACCACCGGCATCACCCCGTACGAGGCCTACCTCGCCACGACGCCGGGCGGTATCTACGCGGTGCTCGCGCTGGCGGCGGCGAGCAGCGTGAACGTGACCTTCGTCGTGGCGGCCCAGGTGCTCCGGGTGTTCATGATGCTGCTGGTGGTCCCGCTGTTCACCCGGGCACGCGGGCGCGGCTAG
- a CDS encoding flavin reductase family protein has translation MRTHFDPQTMDAGDYYKLLTTSVVPRPIAWVSTVSADGVPNLAPYSFFSVSSSAPAVVQFTSVGRKDSLRNIEETGEFVVNLATESLFEQINQTSANYDASVSEYTAVDLESEPSETVRPPRVVASPLSIEATLHQVVDVGNSFVVMGAVTMITVRPEFLAEDGLPDFGALAPLSRLGRDEWGMPPAVRRIQRPDRP, from the coding sequence GTGCGCACACACTTCGATCCGCAGACCATGGACGCCGGCGACTACTACAAGCTTCTCACCACGTCAGTGGTGCCCAGACCCATCGCGTGGGTGTCGACGGTCTCCGCGGACGGCGTACCGAACCTGGCGCCGTACAGCTTCTTCTCCGTCTCCTCCAGCGCACCCGCCGTGGTGCAGTTCACGTCGGTCGGCCGCAAGGACAGCCTGCGGAACATCGAGGAGACGGGCGAGTTCGTCGTCAACCTCGCCACCGAGTCGTTGTTCGAGCAGATCAATCAGACGTCCGCGAACTACGACGCCTCGGTGAGCGAGTACACCGCGGTCGACCTCGAGAGCGAGCCCAGTGAGACCGTCCGCCCGCCGCGCGTCGTCGCGTCCCCGCTCTCGATCGAGGCGACGCTCCATCAGGTGGTCGACGTGGGCAACTCGTTCGTCGTCATGGGCGCGGTCACGATGATCACGGTGCGTCCGGAGTTCCTCGCGGAGGACGGGTTGCCCGACTTCGGCGCCCTCGCACCGCTGAGCCGGCTCGGCCGCGACGAGTGGGGCATGCCCCCGGCCGTGCGACGAATCCAGCGCCCCGACAGGCCTTGA